One genomic window of Desmospora activa DSM 45169 includes the following:
- a CDS encoding NAD(P)H-dependent oxidoreductase, which translates to MPQRILIIQAHPHSDSLSSSLAQAYQRGAEAAGRQVRVLELGKLDFDPNLAYGYKQPVPLEKDLVTAQESILWANHIVWIFPVWWGMPPALLKGFIDRVFLPGFAFQYHPQGRGWERLLTGRTARVFVTMDAPYWYYRWINGMPAHRSFKRMILQFCGIRPVRFTNLCSVRHASEKQIQQWLEQAEKLGGQVR; encoded by the coding sequence TTGCCCCAACGTATTTTAATTATTCAAGCTCATCCCCATTCGGACAGCCTTTCATCCTCATTGGCCCAAGCATATCAACGGGGTGCCGAGGCTGCTGGCCGACAGGTGCGTGTATTGGAGCTTGGAAAGCTCGACTTTGACCCCAACCTGGCTTATGGCTACAAACAACCGGTGCCTTTGGAAAAAGACTTGGTAACCGCTCAGGAATCAATCCTATGGGCGAACCATATCGTATGGATCTTTCCCGTCTGGTGGGGCATGCCTCCCGCTCTGCTAAAAGGATTTATCGATCGTGTCTTTTTGCCTGGGTTCGCTTTTCAGTATCATCCACAGGGACGCGGTTGGGAACGCCTATTGACAGGACGCACAGCCAGGGTCTTCGTAACCATGGATGCCCCCTACTGGTATTATCGTTGGATAAACGGAATGCCCGCTCATCGCAGCTTCAAGCGGATGATCTTGCAATTTTGCGGCATTCGTCCCGTACGATTTACCAATCTATGTTCCGTTAGACATGCTTCTGAAAAACAGATTCAACAATGGCTGGAACAGGCTGAGAAATTGGGCGGACAAGTTAGATAG
- the hemE gene encoding uroporphyrinogen decarboxylase — translation MSQKSFNDTFLRACHQEPVTYTPVWYMRQAGRYQPEYRAIRQKYSFFEMNEIPEVCAEVTRLPVDQLGVDAAILFADIMTPLKPIGVDVDIRSGIGPVISNPIRHVEDVNRLGKLDPESDVPFIMASIRQLRRELTVPLIGFGGAPFTLASYMIEGGPSKNYHQTKGFMYAQPEAWTRLMDKLGDLTISYLQAQVQAGAHAIQIFDSWVGALNEEDYRTYVAPVMQRIFAELKETTDVPTIYFGIGAGHLLEEWNQLPTDVLGLDWRTSIPEARGRGIHKTLQGNLDPSLLLGPWEKIEAKAKEILDQGQAHPGHIFNLGHGTFPEVKVETLQRLTQFIHQYSRKEG, via the coding sequence ATGTCTCAAAAATCCTTTAACGATACTTTTCTCCGCGCCTGTCACCAAGAGCCGGTCACCTATACGCCGGTATGGTATATGCGGCAAGCGGGTCGATATCAGCCGGAATACCGTGCGATCCGGCAAAAATACTCTTTCTTTGAAATGAACGAAATCCCAGAAGTATGTGCGGAAGTAACCCGCTTACCCGTTGACCAACTAGGGGTGGATGCGGCGATTCTATTTGCAGATATCATGACGCCGCTCAAACCGATCGGGGTAGATGTGGATATCCGTTCCGGCATTGGTCCGGTCATTTCAAATCCTATCCGGCATGTGGAAGACGTCAATCGATTGGGTAAACTGGACCCCGAAAGCGACGTTCCCTTTATTATGGCGTCTATTCGCCAATTGCGACGGGAATTGACCGTCCCCTTGATCGGGTTTGGCGGTGCTCCCTTTACCCTAGCCAGCTATATGATCGAAGGAGGCCCTTCGAAAAACTACCACCAAACCAAAGGCTTTATGTATGCCCAACCGGAGGCATGGACACGTTTGATGGATAAGTTGGGCGATTTGACAATTTCCTACCTCCAAGCCCAAGTACAAGCGGGTGCCCACGCTATTCAGATTTTTGATTCATGGGTAGGAGCTTTAAATGAGGAAGATTACCGCACCTATGTCGCGCCTGTTATGCAACGGATTTTTGCTGAACTGAAGGAAACGACGGATGTACCGACGATTTACTTTGGAATCGGTGCCGGGCACCTGTTGGAAGAGTGGAATCAGCTCCCAACCGATGTGCTGGGACTGGATTGGCGTACGTCGATTCCGGAAGCCCGTGGGCGCGGCATCCATAAAACCTTGCAGGGAAACCTAGATCCGTCGCTACTTCTAGGACCCTGGGAGAAAATCGAAGCCAAAGCGAAGGAAATCCTGGACCAAGGTCAAGCGCATCCGGGCCATATTTTTAACCTGGGACACGGAACATTCCCTGAAGTAAAAGTGGAGACCTTGCAACGACTGACCCAGTTTATCCATCAATACTCACGAAAGGAGGGGTAA
- a CDS encoding YdeI/OmpD-associated family protein, which produces MTKSRLNPKVDEFLSKANKWRAEYEKLRNIALDCELTEEFKWMHPCYTFEKKNIVLIHGFKEYCALLFHKGALLQDAHGILIQQTENVQAARQIRFTNVQEIVEMETILKAYIYEAIEVEKAGLKVKFKNTTEFIIPEELQNKFEEIPALKSAFEALTPGRQRAYIHYFSKPKQSKTRESRVEKYMQQILNGKGLND; this is translated from the coding sequence ATGACAAAGAGTAGATTGAATCCTAAGGTCGACGAATTTTTAAGTAAAGCTAATAAATGGAGGGCGGAATATGAGAAGTTGAGAAATATCGCTCTTGATTGTGAGCTGACCGAAGAATTTAAGTGGATGCATCCTTGTTACACGTTCGAGAAGAAAAACATCGTTTTGATACATGGGTTTAAAGAATATTGTGCGCTTCTTTTTCACAAAGGTGCCTTGTTACAGGATGCCCATGGGATTCTAATCCAACAAACAGAGAATGTACAGGCGGCGCGCCAGATTCGATTCACCAATGTTCAAGAAATCGTTGAAATGGAAACCATCTTGAAAGCCTATATTTATGAAGCCATTGAAGTTGAAAAAGCGGGTTTGAAAGTGAAATTTAAGAATACGACAGAATTTATAATTCCTGAAGAGCTTCAAAATAAATTCGAAGAAATCCCTGCCTTGAAAAGCGCTTTTGAAGCATTGACGCCGGGACGGCAACGAGCATACATTCATTATTTTTCTAAGCCCAAACAATCCAAAACGCGAGAGTCAAGGGTTGAAAAATACATGCAGCAAATTCTTAATGGAAAGGGATTGAATGATTAG
- a CDS encoding epoxide hydrolase family protein gives MTSKNMHSPAIHPFRIEVSQKEYVDLLERLNHSRWPENSPKTGWERGVPLPYLKELTDYWQHHYDWRAHEEQLNKIPQFITNIEGQNIHFIHIKSPEPAATPLMLIHGWPGSFVEFLDVIGPLTDPRSHGSESSEAFHLIIPSIPGFGFSTPLNEPGWTPGKIAKVFVQLMDLLGYDKFGVQGGDSGAFIAPEMGHLAPERLIGIHLNALMTFPSGEEHEMDGLTAEEQMRLKRLETFNDGYLQIQSKSPQTLAYGLHDSPVGQLAWIIEIFKKWTNPEEALPEETIDRDRLLTNISIYWFSGISGSSAQIYYESMHDESAWIAKGRGTVPTGVLVSRSHDTTIRRFAERDHHIIHWTESSQAGHFFAMEQPGCFVEDVRRFFQSLKYGV, from the coding sequence ATGACAAGTAAAAATATGCATTCACCAGCCATTCATCCCTTTCGTATTGAAGTATCCCAAAAAGAATACGTCGATCTGCTGGAACGGTTAAACCACAGCCGCTGGCCTGAAAATTCGCCAAAAACTGGATGGGAACGAGGTGTGCCGCTCCCTTATCTGAAAGAGCTTACCGATTACTGGCAACATCATTATGATTGGCGCGCTCATGAAGAGCAGCTAAACAAAATTCCACAATTCATCACGAATATTGAGGGTCAAAACATTCATTTTATTCATATCAAGTCTCCGGAACCGGCAGCGACTCCGCTGATGCTCATACATGGATGGCCTGGATCTTTTGTGGAGTTTTTGGATGTAATCGGCCCTTTAACCGATCCTCGTTCACATGGTAGTGAATCGTCTGAAGCCTTTCATCTGATTATTCCATCCATACCCGGCTTCGGCTTTTCTACACCTTTAAATGAACCTGGATGGACGCCAGGTAAAATCGCAAAAGTGTTTGTGCAATTGATGGATCTCCTGGGTTACGATAAGTTTGGAGTGCAGGGTGGCGACTCTGGCGCTTTTATAGCGCCTGAAATGGGACATCTTGCACCGGAACGTCTGATAGGAATCCACTTAAATGCCTTGATGACCTTTCCTTCAGGAGAAGAACATGAAATGGATGGCTTGACAGCGGAAGAGCAAATGCGCTTAAAAAGATTGGAAACTTTCAATGATGGATATTTGCAAATTCAGTCCAAGAGCCCTCAAACTCTCGCTTACGGACTTCATGATTCACCGGTCGGTCAATTGGCGTGGATTATTGAGATCTTTAAAAAGTGGACAAACCCAGAGGAAGCTTTGCCTGAGGAAACGATCGATCGTGACAGGCTGCTGACGAATATTAGTATCTACTGGTTTTCTGGAATTTCCGGCTCTTCCGCCCAAATCTATTATGAGTCTATGCACGATGAATCGGCTTGGATAGCCAAAGGTCGCGGTACCGTACCAACCGGAGTTCTGGTATCTCGCTCTCATGATACGACCATAAGGCGATTTGCTGAAAGAGATCATCATATTATACACTGGACTGAAAGCTCACAAGCTGGACATTTTTTCGCCATGGAGCAGCCGGGATGCTTTGTTGAAGATGTTCGGAGATTTTTTCAAAGTCTTAAGTATGGTGTTTAA
- a CDS encoding tyrosine-type recombinase/integrase, with protein sequence MAEVFSRRLPENINRIIVAFPEDVQEFFHEMISADRSPQTIANYAYDFSLFFDFLASRNLELEDITPKEIKRFFRHIENGYERTIQVQITKKDPVTGETRKEWVERKHFRENSRSGKRRKRASLRSLFRYLLKTDVLDRDPMQEYEDASLRSRHQQKVPVFLTREEAMRLIDAVSTYHNKQKRRTQTWYEYRDRSILLLFLNTGMRVSELVGLNLNSIQHDGDTARVIILGKGGKERMLKLNRPAWEALHGYLEQRPRNGLQTEHQEALFLNKNRGRISRKGVYEALQKYVREANLPPKAANISPHKLRHTLATRLLSNGENLRVVQEILGHSSIQTTQIYTHVINSEKDGALDRLE encoded by the coding sequence GTGGCGGAAGTATTTTCGCGACGATTACCGGAAAACATTAATCGCATCATTGTTGCGTTTCCTGAAGACGTGCAGGAATTTTTCCATGAAATGATCAGTGCGGATCGTTCTCCGCAAACCATCGCCAATTATGCTTATGACTTCTCCCTCTTCTTTGATTTTCTTGCCAGCCGAAACTTGGAGCTGGAAGATATCACACCCAAGGAGATTAAACGCTTTTTTCGCCACATTGAAAACGGCTATGAACGGACGATTCAGGTGCAAATCACGAAAAAAGATCCTGTAACCGGTGAGACTCGCAAGGAATGGGTGGAAAGAAAACACTTTCGGGAAAACTCACGCTCCGGCAAGCGACGGAAACGGGCATCATTACGCTCTCTTTTTCGTTATCTCCTTAAAACCGATGTCCTGGATCGTGATCCGATGCAAGAGTATGAGGATGCCTCCCTTCGCTCTCGCCATCAGCAAAAAGTACCCGTTTTTCTGACTCGAGAAGAAGCCATGAGGCTGATCGATGCCGTCAGTACCTATCACAATAAACAAAAACGACGCACCCAAACCTGGTACGAATATCGGGATCGATCCATTCTCCTCCTCTTCTTAAACACAGGAATGCGTGTGTCTGAGTTGGTCGGCCTCAATTTGAACAGCATCCAGCATGATGGCGACACTGCCAGAGTTATCATTTTGGGTAAAGGCGGAAAAGAGCGCATGCTGAAACTAAACCGTCCCGCTTGGGAAGCCTTGCACGGCTACCTTGAACAACGTCCGCGAAACGGGTTGCAAACCGAGCACCAAGAGGCTTTATTTCTCAATAAAAACCGTGGCCGCATCAGTCGAAAGGGTGTCTATGAAGCCTTGCAAAAATATGTACGGGAAGCCAACCTCCCTCCCAAGGCTGCCAATATTTCGCCGCACAAATTGCGCCACACGCTGGCAACCCGCCTTCTTTCCAATGGTGAAAATCTACGGGTGGTACAGGAGATATTGGGACACTCCAGTATCCAAACCACCCAGATCTATACCCATGTGATCAACTCCGAGAAGGATGGCGCATTGGACCGGTTAGAATAA
- the hemY gene encoding protoporphyrinogen oxidase → MDKSMNSPRIAILGGGITGLSAAYYLLREAREQGFTPQLTLLEADRRLGGKIDTERTDGFVMEKGPDSFLERKPSAKQLVVDLGLEKELVRNQTGQAYILHRGRLTPIPEGAVMGIPTRLSPFVTTRLFSPAAKLRAAADLILPRGNYDDDVSVGHFFRRRLGDEVVDHLIEPLLSGIYAGNIDHLSLQATFPQFAAIEEKYRSLILGMKRTRSPQANGGKPQGAFLTLKNGLQSLVDALDNALPPGSMRTGIRVKEVKKEANGYHLLTDYSETIAADIVIVTLPQPEVDLLFPRYDFLKAHHSSPATSVANVILAYNAEDARLEMDGTGFVVPRREPTTITACTWTHQKWPHTTPAGKALIRCYVGRSGDEAIVDESDETIVGTVRQDINQIMGITDKPLFTRVTRWKKAMPQYTPGHAEWVAQVRAGSREHLPGIFWAGASYSGVGIPDCIDQGKHAAHDALAFLQR, encoded by the coding sequence ATGGACAAATCGATGAATTCCCCGCGCATCGCCATCCTCGGTGGAGGCATCACCGGTCTTTCCGCCGCTTATTATCTGCTGCGGGAGGCAAGAGAGCAGGGTTTTACTCCCCAACTAACACTGTTGGAAGCGGATCGGCGCTTAGGGGGGAAAATTGACACCGAGCGGACCGATGGTTTTGTGATGGAAAAAGGACCGGACTCTTTTTTGGAGCGAAAACCCAGTGCCAAACAATTGGTTGTAGATCTGGGATTGGAAAAAGAATTGGTACGCAATCAGACCGGACAAGCGTATATCCTACACCGAGGCCGATTAACGCCGATCCCGGAAGGAGCCGTGATGGGAATTCCCACCCGTCTCAGTCCCTTTGTTACCACCCGTCTTTTCTCCCCTGCCGCCAAATTGCGGGCCGCAGCGGATTTGATTCTGCCACGGGGCAACTATGACGACGATGTCTCCGTCGGTCATTTTTTCCGGCGCCGATTGGGAGATGAAGTCGTGGATCACCTGATTGAACCCTTGCTCTCAGGGATCTACGCTGGGAATATCGATCATTTAAGCTTACAGGCTACTTTTCCGCAATTTGCAGCGATCGAGGAGAAATACCGCAGCCTCATCTTGGGGATGAAACGGACACGCTCCCCTCAAGCCAATGGCGGCAAGCCACAAGGGGCTTTTCTCACCTTAAAGAATGGATTACAATCCCTGGTGGATGCACTGGATAACGCCTTGCCTCCTGGGAGTATGCGTACAGGAATACGGGTAAAAGAAGTAAAAAAAGAAGCGAATGGGTATCATTTGCTGACCGATTACAGCGAAACAATCGCCGCAGACATCGTTATCGTCACCCTTCCTCAACCGGAAGTAGACTTACTCTTTCCGCGATACGACTTTTTAAAAGCGCACCATTCGTCTCCCGCCACTTCTGTCGCTAACGTGATCCTGGCTTACAATGCCGAAGATGCCCGCCTCGAAATGGACGGAACCGGATTTGTGGTGCCGCGGCGAGAGCCCACCACCATCACCGCCTGCACCTGGACACATCAAAAGTGGCCCCATACGACTCCCGCCGGAAAAGCCTTGATTCGCTGCTATGTGGGACGCTCTGGGGATGAAGCGATCGTCGATGAATCGGATGAGACCATAGTCGGGACGGTGCGACAAGATATCAATCAAATCATGGGGATCACGGATAAACCCCTCTTTACCCGTGTCACTCGTTGGAAAAAAGCAATGCCCCAGTATACCCCTGGGCATGCTGAGTGGGTGGCACAGGTTCGAGCGGGGAGTCGAGAACACCTTCCCGGCATCTTTTGGGCGGGCGCTTCTTATAGTGGAGTTGGGATTCCCGACTGTATCGACCAAGGCAAACACGCTGCCCATGATGCTTTGGCTTTCCTACAACGATAA
- a CDS encoding VOC family protein → MKIVVTSIFVQDQDKALEFYSEKLGFVKKEDVPVGEFRWITLVSPNDQNGTELLLEPNDHPAAKEYQKKIFADGIPATMFGVADIRNEYKRLLEKGVKFTMEPTEMGKITIAVFDDTCGNLIQIVQK, encoded by the coding sequence ATGAAAATCGTTGTTACCAGTATATTCGTACAAGATCAAGACAAGGCACTGGAGTTTTATTCAGAAAAGCTGGGGTTTGTAAAAAAGGAGGATGTTCCAGTCGGAGAATTTAGGTGGATAACGCTTGTTTCTCCCAATGATCAGAACGGTACTGAGCTTTTACTCGAACCAAATGACCATCCCGCCGCCAAAGAGTATCAAAAGAAGATATTTGCCGATGGCATCCCAGCAACAATGTTTGGCGTTGCAGATATCCGTAACGAGTACAAACGATTACTGGAAAAAGGCGTGAAGTTTACTATGGAGCCCACAGAAATGGGTAAAATCACAATAGCTGTCTTCGACGATACATGCGGAAACCTTATTCAGATCGTGCAGAAGTAA
- a CDS encoding ArsR/SmtB family transcription factor: MNWDKDAIFKALGDSTRRLILDELSERNELTLYELTARLIMKHNLSISRQAIAKHLTTLEDAGLVKSKRKGKYRVLMFNNEPLKHILTGWIE, encoded by the coding sequence ATGAATTGGGACAAAGACGCTATCTTCAAAGCGCTTGGCGACTCGACTCGTCGGCTTATACTAGACGAACTATCCGAACGCAACGAGCTGACGTTGTATGAACTTACGGCCCGACTCATTATGAAGCACAACCTTTCCATTTCGCGACAGGCGATCGCTAAACATCTTACTACATTAGAAGATGCAGGGCTCGTAAAATCAAAACGAAAGGGAAAATATCGAGTACTTATGTTTAACAACGAACCACTTAAACACATACTGACAGGATGGATAGAGTAA
- the lexA gene encoding transcriptional repressor LexA, with protein MSKLSPRQQAILDYIKQEVREKGYPPSVREIGEAVGLASSSTVHGHLSRLEKKGLIRRDPTKPRAIEVLDEDRANRPDLVANTVMVPLVGKVTAGEPITAVENIEDYFPIPRRMVGQEDSAFLLSVRGDSMINAGVMDGDFVLVRQQQSADNGDIIVAMTPDTEATVKRFYKEKDHIRLQPENDQMEPILLPEVAILGKVVGLFRELH; from the coding sequence TTGTCAAAACTATCACCTCGGCAACAAGCCATTTTAGACTATATAAAACAGGAGGTGCGTGAAAAAGGATACCCTCCCTCCGTCCGTGAAATCGGAGAGGCCGTCGGGCTTGCATCCAGCTCAACCGTCCATGGACACCTTTCCCGTCTGGAGAAAAAGGGACTTATTCGCCGCGATCCTACCAAACCACGTGCCATCGAAGTGTTGGATGAAGACAGAGCCAATCGGCCAGATTTGGTGGCAAATACAGTAATGGTTCCGTTGGTGGGGAAAGTGACCGCTGGTGAGCCGATTACCGCCGTGGAAAACATTGAGGATTACTTTCCGATCCCTCGCCGTATGGTCGGTCAAGAGGATTCCGCTTTTCTATTGTCCGTCCGTGGAGACAGTATGATTAACGCCGGTGTAATGGACGGCGATTTTGTCCTGGTCCGTCAGCAACAATCTGCAGATAACGGCGATATCATTGTAGCCATGACCCCTGATACAGAAGCGACCGTCAAGCGTTTTTACAAAGAAAAGGACCATATCCGCCTACAGCCGGAAAACGACCAGATGGAACCGATCCTCTTACCGGAGGTAGCGATCCTGGGTAAAGTCGTCGGCTTGTTCCGGGAATTACATTAA
- a CDS encoding carbonic anhydrase has protein sequence MNKRKLSFIKSGLILSASFALVVGCSSANAGNPQQQAETKEDVHWSYEGENGPENWGKLKPEFAACEEGKEQSPIDISEYKPADLVPIKFGYHAADWGVVNNGHTIQANIASQDNTIKLDGTTYTLQQFHFHTPSEHTIDGKPTDMELHLVHQDKDGNLAVVGLMIKEGKENHQLTAVWDKMPKEESKEEVALGKKLDASALLPDDASTYRYKGSLTTPPCSEGVNWSVVKQPIEMSKAQIDAFKEIFPMNSRPVQPVHEREILEEKSEQ, from the coding sequence GTGAATAAGCGCAAACTTTCCTTTATCAAATCAGGCCTGATTTTGTCCGCCAGCTTTGCATTGGTTGTTGGATGCAGCAGTGCCAATGCCGGCAATCCTCAACAACAAGCGGAAACAAAGGAGGATGTGCACTGGTCCTATGAAGGAGAGAACGGACCGGAAAATTGGGGTAAGCTAAAGCCCGAATTTGCTGCCTGTGAAGAAGGGAAGGAGCAATCCCCGATCGATATCTCCGAATATAAACCGGCTGATCTTGTCCCGATTAAATTCGGTTACCATGCAGCCGACTGGGGAGTAGTTAACAACGGTCACACCATCCAGGCCAATATCGCTTCTCAAGACAATACGATTAAGCTGGACGGCACCACCTATACATTGCAACAATTCCATTTCCATACCCCCAGTGAGCACACGATTGACGGCAAACCGACCGATATGGAGCTCCACTTGGTGCACCAAGATAAAGATGGAAACTTGGCAGTCGTCGGTCTCATGATCAAGGAAGGGAAAGAAAACCATCAGCTGACCGCTGTTTGGGATAAAATGCCGAAAGAAGAGAGCAAAGAAGAAGTCGCGCTCGGCAAAAAGTTGGATGCAAGCGCATTGCTGCCCGACGATGCTAGCACATACCGCTATAAAGGCTCTCTGACGACACCTCCGTGCTCGGAAGGCGTCAACTGGTCGGTCGTAAAACAGCCGATCGAAATGTCCAAAGCACAAATCGATGCATTTAAAGAGATCTTCCCGATGAACAGCCGCCCCGTGCAGCCGGTCCATGAGCGGGAAATCCTTGAAGAAAAATCGGAGCAATAA
- a CDS encoding acylphosphatase — protein MRRIHMIVYGRVQGVGFRFFVQQTANHYQVKEWVRNRDDGSVEEAQADSPALDFFVETAKQGSRYSDISDWEIREKEWDPSLENFRIRY, from the coding sequence ATGAGACGCATTCATATGATCGTTTATGGACGAGTGCAAGGAGTGGGTTTCCGATTTTTTGTACAACAGACAGCCAACCACTATCAAGTGAAGGAGTGGGTGCGCAATCGAGATGACGGGAGTGTTGAAGAGGCTCAAGCGGATTCGCCTGCGCTTGACTTCTTTGTCGAAACGGCAAAACAAGGGTCTCGCTATTCCGATATAAGTGACTGGGAAATACGAGAAAAAGAGTGGGATCCATCGCTGGAAAACTTTCGGATTCGTTATTGA
- the hemH gene encoding ferrochelatase has translation MTKPTIGVLVMAYGTPRSTEEIEPYYTHIRHGRKPPQDLLQDLKDRYEAIGGISPLARITDEQAARLEERLNQLHEDVQFKTYLGLKHIDPFVEDAVHQMHQDGIEEAVSIVLAPHYSTFSIRSYNGRAQKEAEALGGPRIHSVESWYQHPHYVQFWANGIRQITANLSRDEREKTCIIFSAHSLPEKIIQAGDPYPQQLEESARLVADTAGIDQYAVGWQSAGNTPEPWLGPDVQDLTRDLHREKGYTGFIYCPLGFVADHLEVLYDNDYECKVVCDEIGARYYRPPMPNTEPEFITCLAEVVSDRWTNR, from the coding sequence GTGACCAAACCGACGATCGGGGTGTTGGTCATGGCCTATGGCACCCCGCGCAGCACGGAAGAGATTGAACCCTATTACACTCATATTCGCCATGGCCGGAAACCACCGCAAGATTTGTTGCAAGACCTAAAAGATCGCTATGAAGCCATTGGCGGTATCTCGCCACTTGCCCGCATCACCGATGAGCAGGCGGCTCGATTAGAGGAGCGGCTTAATCAACTTCATGAGGATGTACAATTTAAAACCTACCTCGGTTTAAAACATATCGATCCTTTTGTAGAAGACGCCGTCCACCAGATGCACCAAGACGGCATCGAGGAAGCCGTCAGCATTGTATTGGCTCCCCACTACTCCACCTTTAGCATCCGCTCCTACAACGGCCGTGCTCAAAAAGAAGCGGAGGCACTGGGTGGCCCCCGTATCCATTCGGTCGAGAGCTGGTATCAACATCCGCACTATGTCCAATTTTGGGCGAATGGCATCCGTCAAATCACCGCCAACCTCTCTCGCGATGAGCGGGAAAAAACCTGTATCATTTTCTCCGCTCACAGTTTACCGGAAAAAATCATTCAAGCAGGCGATCCTTACCCGCAGCAGTTGGAAGAGAGCGCCCGCTTAGTGGCGGATACCGCCGGAATCGACCAATATGCCGTCGGTTGGCAGAGCGCCGGTAACACCCCGGAACCGTGGCTGGGACCCGATGTACAAGATCTAACCCGCGATCTGCACCGGGAAAAAGGCTATACCGGCTTTATCTATTGCCCCCTTGGTTTTGTGGCTGATCACCTGGAAGTGTTATATGACAACGACTATGAGTGTAAAGTCGTCTGTGATGAAATTGGAGCTCGTTACTACCGTCCCCCAATGCCCAATACCGAGCCGGAATTTATCACGTGTCTGGCGGAAGTGGTATCCGACCGATGGACAAATCGATGA